A portion of the Scleropages formosus chromosome 13, fSclFor1.1, whole genome shotgun sequence genome contains these proteins:
- the b4galt7 gene encoding beta-1,4-galactosyltransferase 7 isoform X2 → MMYSSRRKPVLYFKEDRRLPWQKCSVFKLFCLCTVLVFGSLLWLQLSCSGDVSRVSVEDGHVPQQPCPLGKQAPALDDPSWGPHRMALLVPFRERFEELLVFVPYMHSFLNKKKIRHKIFVINQVDHYRFNRASLINVGFLETGNDTDYIAMHDVDLLPQNEALDYGFPERGPFHVASPELHPLYHYKTYVGGILLLTKQHYQMCNGMSNRFWGWGREDDEFYRRLRKAELQLYRPTGINTGYQTFRHIHDPAWRKRDQKRIAAQKQEQFKVDPEGGLTNLHYKVESRQEASNCTSPLRNPRDGSLADS, encoded by the exons ATGATGTATTCTTCTCGAAGGAAACCCGTCCTCTATTTCAAAGAAGACAGAAG ATTGCCGTGGCAGAAGTGCTCCGTCTTCAAACTCTTCTGCCTGTGCACGGTGCTGGTGTTCGGCTCGCTCCTGTGGCTGCAGCTCAGCTGCTCTGGGGACGTGAGCCGCGTCTCCGTGGAGGACGGCCATGTGCCTCAACAGCCTTGCCCCCTGGGGAAGCAGGCGCCCGCGTTGGACGACCCCTCGTGGGGTCCTCACAGGATGGCCCTCCTCGTCCCTTTCCGGGAGCGATTCGAAGAGCTGCTCGTCTTCGTCCCGTACATGCACTCCTtcttaaacaagaaaaaaatacggCACAAGATTTTTGTCATCAATCAAGTGGATCACTATCG GTTCAACAGGGCTTCCCTGATCAATGTCGGTTTCCTGGAGACCGGGAACGACACTGATTACATCGCCATGCACGATGTGGACCTGCTGCCTCAGAACGAGGCCCTGGACTACGGTTTCCCAGAGCGGGGGCCCTTTCACGTGGCTTCGCCCGAGCTTCACCCGCTGTACCACTACAAGACGTATGTCGGGGGTATCCTGCTGCTCACCAAACAGCACTATCAGATG tgcaATGGCATGTCTAACCGCTTCTGGGGATGGGGACGAGAGGACGATGAGTTCTACAGGAGGCTGAGGAAGGCTGAGCTCCAG CTTTACCGACCAACTGGAATAAATACTGGGTACCAGACGTTCCGGCACATCCACGACCCGGCCTGGAGGAAGAGGGACCAGAAGAGAATTGCTGCACAGAAGCAG GAGCAGTTCAAAGTAGACCCCGAGGGCGGACTGACCAACCTGCATTACAAGGTggagtccagacaggaa GCTTCAAACTGCACGTCTCCACTTCGGAACCCAAGAGATGGGTCGCTGGCAGATTCCTAG
- the b4galt7 gene encoding beta-1,4-galactosyltransferase 7 isoform X3 — translation MMYSSRRKPVLYFKEDRRSDPRKGLPRPRSGVLPWQKCSVFKLFCLCTVLVFGSLLWLQLSCSGDVSRVSVEDGHVPQQPCPLGKQAPALDDPSWGPHRMALLVPFRERFEELLVFVPYMHSFLNKKKIRHKIFVINQVDHYRFNRASLINVGFLETGNDTDYIAMHDVDLLPQNEALDYGFPERGPFHVASPELHPLYHYKTYVGGILLLTKQHYQMCNGMSNRFWGWGREDDEFYRRLRKAELQLYRPTGINTGYQTFRHIHDPAWRKRDQKRIAAQKQEQFKVDPEGGLTNLHYKVESRQEVSISGAPCTVINVELECDQDETPWCLLN, via the exons ATGATGTATTCTTCTCGAAGGAAACCCGTCCTCTATTTCAAAGAAGACAGAAG ATCCGACCCCCGCAAAGGTCTTCCTCGGCCCAGGAGCGGCGT ATTGCCGTGGCAGAAGTGCTCCGTCTTCAAACTCTTCTGCCTGTGCACGGTGCTGGTGTTCGGCTCGCTCCTGTGGCTGCAGCTCAGCTGCTCTGGGGACGTGAGCCGCGTCTCCGTGGAGGACGGCCATGTGCCTCAACAGCCTTGCCCCCTGGGGAAGCAGGCGCCCGCGTTGGACGACCCCTCGTGGGGTCCTCACAGGATGGCCCTCCTCGTCCCTTTCCGGGAGCGATTCGAAGAGCTGCTCGTCTTCGTCCCGTACATGCACTCCTtcttaaacaagaaaaaaatacggCACAAGATTTTTGTCATCAATCAAGTGGATCACTATCG GTTCAACAGGGCTTCCCTGATCAATGTCGGTTTCCTGGAGACCGGGAACGACACTGATTACATCGCCATGCACGATGTGGACCTGCTGCCTCAGAACGAGGCCCTGGACTACGGTTTCCCAGAGCGGGGGCCCTTTCACGTGGCTTCGCCCGAGCTTCACCCGCTGTACCACTACAAGACGTATGTCGGGGGTATCCTGCTGCTCACCAAACAGCACTATCAGATG tgcaATGGCATGTCTAACCGCTTCTGGGGATGGGGACGAGAGGACGATGAGTTCTACAGGAGGCTGAGGAAGGCTGAGCTCCAG CTTTACCGACCAACTGGAATAAATACTGGGTACCAGACGTTCCGGCACATCCACGACCCGGCCTGGAGGAAGAGGGACCAGAAGAGAATTGCTGCACAGAAGCAG GAGCAGTTCAAAGTAGACCCCGAGGGCGGACTGACCAACCTGCATTACAAGGTggagtccagacaggaagtgagTATCAGCGGTGCCCCCTGCACAGTCATCAATGTTGAGTTGGAGTGCGACCAGGATGAAACGCCCTGGTGCCTGCTGAACTAG
- the b4galt7 gene encoding beta-1,4-galactosyltransferase 7 isoform X1 — translation MMYSSRRKPVLYFKEDRRLPWQKCSVFKLFCLCTVLVFGSLLWLQLSCSGDVSRVSVEDGHVPQQPCPLGKQAPALDDPSWGPHRMALLVPFRERFEELLVFVPYMHSFLNKKKIRHKIFVINQVDHYRFNRASLINVGFLETGNDTDYIAMHDVDLLPQNEALDYGFPERGPFHVASPELHPLYHYKTYVGGILLLTKQHYQMCNGMSNRFWGWGREDDEFYRRLRKAELQLYRPTGINTGYQTFRHIHDPAWRKRDQKRIAAQKQEQFKVDPEGGLTNLHYKVESRQEVSISGAPCTVINVELECDQDETPWCLLN, via the exons ATGATGTATTCTTCTCGAAGGAAACCCGTCCTCTATTTCAAAGAAGACAGAAG ATTGCCGTGGCAGAAGTGCTCCGTCTTCAAACTCTTCTGCCTGTGCACGGTGCTGGTGTTCGGCTCGCTCCTGTGGCTGCAGCTCAGCTGCTCTGGGGACGTGAGCCGCGTCTCCGTGGAGGACGGCCATGTGCCTCAACAGCCTTGCCCCCTGGGGAAGCAGGCGCCCGCGTTGGACGACCCCTCGTGGGGTCCTCACAGGATGGCCCTCCTCGTCCCTTTCCGGGAGCGATTCGAAGAGCTGCTCGTCTTCGTCCCGTACATGCACTCCTtcttaaacaagaaaaaaatacggCACAAGATTTTTGTCATCAATCAAGTGGATCACTATCG GTTCAACAGGGCTTCCCTGATCAATGTCGGTTTCCTGGAGACCGGGAACGACACTGATTACATCGCCATGCACGATGTGGACCTGCTGCCTCAGAACGAGGCCCTGGACTACGGTTTCCCAGAGCGGGGGCCCTTTCACGTGGCTTCGCCCGAGCTTCACCCGCTGTACCACTACAAGACGTATGTCGGGGGTATCCTGCTGCTCACCAAACAGCACTATCAGATG tgcaATGGCATGTCTAACCGCTTCTGGGGATGGGGACGAGAGGACGATGAGTTCTACAGGAGGCTGAGGAAGGCTGAGCTCCAG CTTTACCGACCAACTGGAATAAATACTGGGTACCAGACGTTCCGGCACATCCACGACCCGGCCTGGAGGAAGAGGGACCAGAAGAGAATTGCTGCACAGAAGCAG GAGCAGTTCAAAGTAGACCCCGAGGGCGGACTGACCAACCTGCATTACAAGGTggagtccagacaggaagtgagTATCAGCGGTGCCCCCTGCACAGTCATCAATGTTGAGTTGGAGTGCGACCAGGATGAAACGCCCTGGTGCCTGCTGAACTAG
- the tmed9 gene encoding transmembrane emp24 domain-containing protein 9, with protein sequence MADSKMRLNLFSVFLFNLLYSLTFALYFHIGETEKKCFIEEIPDETMIIGNYRTQLYDKQKEEYLPATQGLGMFVEVKDPDEKVILSRQYGSEGRFTFTSHTPGEHQICLHSNSSKFSLFAGGMLRVHLDIQVGEHTNNYAEIAAKDKLTELQLRVRQLVEQVDQIQKEQNYQRYREERFRQTSESTNQRVLWWSIVQTIILVAIGFWQMRHLKSFFEAKKLV encoded by the exons ATGGCGGATTCTAAAATGCGCCTAAACCTCTTCtcagtttttctctttaatCTCCTTTACAGTTTAACGTTTGCCTTATATTTCCACATAGGGGAAACTGAGAAGAAATGCTTTATAGAGGAGATTCCGGATGAAACTATGATTATAG GAAACTACCGGACTCAGTTGTATGACAAGCAGAAGGAGGAATACCTGCCTGCCACGCAAGGCCTTGGCATGTTTGTGGAAGTAAAAGACCCAGATGAGAAG GTGATCCTGTCTCGTCAGTATGGGTCGGAGGGAAGATTCACATTCACCTCTCACACCCCGGGAGAACACCAGATCTGCCTCCACTCCAACTCGTCCAAGTTTTCCCTCTTTGCCGGAGGGATGCTG AGGGTACATCTGGACATCCAGGTGGGTGAGCACACAAATAATTATGCTGAGATTGCAGCCAAAGACAAGCTGACAGAGCTGCAGTTGAGGGTGCGACAGCTCGTTGAACAGGTGGACCAGATCCAGAAGGAGCAGAACTATCAGAGG TACCGTGAGGAACGCTTCAGGCAGACCAGCGAAAGTACCAACCAAAGGGTCCTGTGGTGGTCCATCGTCCAGACCATCATTCTGGTCGCCATCGGTTTCTGGCAGATGAGGCACCTGAAGAGCTTCTTTGAGGCCAAGAAGCTTGTTTAG